Within the Alteromonas sp. M12 genome, the region CATGATTTTGTATGTATTTATAGCTCCTGTTTGGTAACTGAGTTAAATCAACTTATTCAGAATATTGCGGATTTTATCCGGTACTTCAACAGATGGTACATGGCCTACATTTTCAAGCTCAATAATGTCACTAACGCCCATTATCTTTGCCAACGCTCGGACTAGATCTGGTGGGGTGGCAACATCGTCTTTACCGGCAATGAAGTTTTGCGGTATATCAAGTGAATGAAGCTTACTGGCTTGATCTCTTTTTCCAAGCCACTCACAAAGGGCTGCATAAGAAAAATCATCAGTAGCAGCTAAACTTTGTTGCCAATGTTTTGCTAAATTTGGATCTCGTTGTGTTGATGTGGGGCTAAACCATCTGGCCACAATGTCGGCGCTCATTTGTTGCAGACCAACTTCTAGTACTGTTTTTTTGCGCTCTAGCCAAG harbors:
- a CDS encoding alpha/beta fold hydrolase, producing MKNIDTSTHFETLGSATKPPMVLAHPLGMNLDAWDQVAQAMANDFYVLRWDLPGHGKSQPIAKDAAPLGELDLVTQLLNLCDALDISQFHYVGTSIGGTIGQQLAIFHPTRLLSLTLTNTGAKIGTPEAWLERKKTVLEVGLQQMSADIVARWFSPTSTQRDPNLAKHWQQSLAATDDFSYAALCEWLGKRDQASKLHSLDIPQNFIAGKDDVATPPDLVRALAKIMGVSDIIELENVGHVPSVEVPDKIRNILNKLI